One Glaciihabitans arcticus DNA window includes the following coding sequences:
- a CDS encoding CHAP domain-containing protein, which translates to MLSARARSFGRSIVTILAVVAVTAGLSLTAPAQSASAASTTLCTGYAQCTALGMSNHGYSTRSGNSYWRMYGGHNCTNYAAYMMVSAGMANVRPWTNATGNASGWGVGYKKATNQTPTVGSIAWWTPNSGHVAYVEAVISPTEILISEDSWGGDFHWRHLTKANGGWPEGFIHFKDASGVGSVPEFRGKASTTTVYTDSSKANLADTTVMKPGTTAWVDMKFVNTGRTAWTGLSLATQAPNDHDSVLAQGWTAANRAAVQSEAIVSPGRTASFGFSIRIPTGLADGTPVVENFAPVLADGTRVIAAAGKLSVVADSRNLFTTKPTPTISGLPREGQVLSAAAGSWKPNGATYKYTWMRDGAAIAGATAPTFALSATDVGRKISVKVTASANRYLSTAKTSVSTAPIASTRPATIALGDRWKVNSQIVSPNGRYRVVLSSKGVLVLQDRLKGTNLWKSKSAGVGATMHMLPNGTFAAYNKKGKLVWSTKSHKNGVTQGIVTDNGSFRMMTTPGKYVWIVR; encoded by the coding sequence ATGCTTTCAGCGCGCGCACGCTCATTCGGGCGTTCCATCGTCACCATTCTCGCCGTCGTCGCGGTCACGGCAGGACTGTCACTGACGGCTCCGGCACAGTCCGCGAGCGCCGCGAGCACGACCCTGTGCACCGGTTACGCCCAGTGCACGGCGCTTGGGATGTCGAACCACGGCTACTCGACCCGCTCGGGCAACTCCTACTGGAGGATGTACGGCGGCCACAACTGCACCAACTACGCCGCCTACATGATGGTGAGCGCGGGCATGGCCAACGTACGCCCCTGGACGAACGCGACCGGCAACGCGAGCGGATGGGGCGTGGGCTACAAGAAGGCGACGAACCAGACGCCGACCGTCGGCTCCATCGCCTGGTGGACGCCCAACTCGGGTCACGTCGCCTACGTCGAGGCGGTCATCTCCCCGACCGAGATCCTCATCTCCGAGGACAGCTGGGGAGGCGACTTCCACTGGCGGCACCTCACCAAGGCGAACGGCGGGTGGCCCGAGGGCTTCATCCACTTCAAGGACGCCTCCGGCGTCGGATCCGTTCCGGAGTTCCGCGGCAAGGCCTCGACGACCACGGTGTACACCGACTCGAGCAAGGCGAATCTCGCGGACACGACGGTGATGAAGCCGGGCACGACCGCATGGGTCGACATGAAGTTCGTCAACACGGGTCGTACGGCCTGGACCGGGCTCTCCCTTGCCACGCAGGCTCCGAACGATCACGACTCCGTGCTCGCACAGGGTTGGACTGCAGCGAATCGGGCCGCCGTGCAGAGCGAGGCGATCGTCAGTCCGGGGCGCACCGCGAGCTTCGGGTTCTCGATCCGCATCCCCACGGGGCTGGCCGATGGCACCCCGGTCGTGGAGAACTTCGCACCCGTGCTCGCCGATGGCACCCGGGTCATCGCTGCGGCAGGCAAGCTGAGCGTCGTGGCGGATTCGCGCAACCTGTTCACCACCAAGCCGACACCGACGATCAGCGGACTGCCCAGGGAGGGCCAGGTGCTGAGCGCAGCCGCGGGAAGCTGGAAGCCGAACGGCGCGACCTACAAGTACACGTGGATGCGTGATGGCGCCGCCATCGCCGGGGCAACCGCCCCCACCTTCGCGCTGAGCGCGACGGATGTCGGACGCAAGATCTCGGTGAAGGTCACCGCCTCCGCCAACCGCTACCTGTCGACGGCGAAGACCTCGGTCAGCACGGCCCCCATCGCCAGCACCCGCCCTGCGACCATCGCGCTCGGTGACCGCTGGAAGGTCAACAGCCAGATCGTCTCGCCCAACGGCCGTTACCGGGTGGTGCTCAGCTCGAAGGGCGTGCTCGTGCTGCAGGACCGCCTCAAGGGAACCAACCTCTGGAAGAGCAAGAGTGCCGGGGTGGGCGCCACCATGCACATG
- the glmM gene encoding phosphoglucosamine mutase, with product MPRLFGTDGVRGLANSDLTVELALGLAQSAAVVLGKGRHADGRRASGRRPVAVLARDPRVSGEFIGAAVAAGLASSGVDIYDAGVIPTPAAAFLVADFKADFGVMISASHNPAPDNGIKFFAVGGTKLPDIVEDRIEAALAQKKLAPTGVEVGRIRRFADAEDRYVVHLLSTLPQRLDGIHVVLDCAHGAAAGVSPQVFTDAGATVTVIGADPDGYNINDGVGSTYLDQLSAAVLEHGADVGIAHDGDADRCLAVDRDGNVVDGDQIMAILAVSMKERGLLAHDTLVATVMSNLGLKLAMAEHGISLVQTAVGDRYVLEALNEHGYSLGGEQSGHVIMSDHATTGDGILTGLQLLAEMARTGKTLAELAAVMTVFPQVMINVKGIDHHGLKDNQVIAEAVRVAESELGETGRVLLRPSGTEPMVRVMVEASDQATADATAHRLAEIVREQLKH from the coding sequence ATGCCACGGCTATTCGGCACCGACGGAGTTCGGGGTCTTGCAAACAGCGACCTGACGGTCGAGCTCGCTCTCGGGCTTGCTCAGTCGGCTGCCGTAGTACTCGGCAAAGGACGTCACGCTGACGGTCGGCGCGCCTCGGGGCGCCGACCTGTCGCGGTCCTCGCTCGTGACCCCCGGGTCTCGGGCGAGTTCATTGGCGCGGCGGTCGCTGCCGGCCTCGCAAGCTCCGGCGTGGACATCTACGACGCGGGCGTCATCCCGACTCCCGCTGCTGCGTTCCTCGTCGCGGACTTCAAGGCCGACTTCGGCGTGATGATCTCCGCCTCGCACAATCCGGCGCCCGATAACGGCATCAAGTTCTTCGCCGTCGGCGGCACCAAGCTCCCCGACATCGTCGAGGATCGCATCGAGGCCGCCCTTGCACAGAAGAAGCTCGCGCCCACCGGAGTGGAGGTCGGACGCATCCGTCGCTTCGCCGACGCCGAGGACCGATACGTCGTTCACTTGCTGTCGACGCTCCCTCAGCGCCTCGACGGAATTCACGTCGTGCTCGACTGCGCCCACGGCGCTGCCGCCGGCGTGTCGCCCCAGGTCTTCACCGACGCAGGCGCGACGGTCACGGTCATCGGCGCGGATCCCGACGGCTACAACATCAACGACGGGGTCGGCTCGACCTACCTCGATCAGTTGTCTGCGGCCGTCCTCGAGCACGGGGCCGACGTCGGCATCGCGCACGACGGTGACGCCGACCGCTGCCTCGCCGTCGACCGTGACGGCAATGTCGTCGACGGTGACCAGATCATGGCCATCCTCGCCGTCTCGATGAAGGAACGCGGCCTGCTCGCGCACGACACCCTCGTCGCGACGGTCATGAGCAATCTCGGTCTCAAGCTCGCCATGGCGGAGCACGGCATCTCGCTCGTGCAGACCGCGGTCGGCGACCGCTACGTGCTCGAAGCTCTCAACGAACACGGCTACAGCCTTGGTGGTGAGCAGTCCGGTCACGTCATCATGAGCGACCACGCCACCACGGGTGACGGCATCCTCACCGGCCTGCAGCTGCTCGCCGAGATGGCCCGCACCGGCAAGACCCTCGCCGAGCTCGCCGCGGTGATGACGGTCTTCCCGCAGGTCATGATCAACGTCAAGGGCATCGACCACCACGGCCTGAAAGACAACCAGGTCATCGCCGAGGCGGTGCGTGTTGCCGAGTCTGAACTGGGCGAGACCGGCCGGGTGCTGCTGCGTCCCTCGGGCACCGAGCCGATGGTTCGAGTCATGGTCGAAGCCTCCGACCAGGCGACGGCGGATGCCACGGCGCACCGCCTCGCCGAGATCGTGCGCGAGCAGCTCAAGCACTGA
- the rpsI gene encoding 30S ribosomal protein S9 gives MAQISDIIEEAPESYSTETPAESAPKAPRAVLNVPGAAVGRRKQAIARVRIKPGAGSFTVNGRTLEDYFPNKLHQQLINDPFKVLDLLGSYDVIAKITGGGPSGQAGALRLAIARSLNEIDRENNRPALKKAGFLTRDPRVIERKKAGLKKARKASQFSKR, from the coding sequence GTGGCCCAGATCTCAGACATCATCGAAGAAGCTCCCGAGAGCTACTCGACCGAAACCCCCGCAGAGAGCGCCCCCAAGGCACCCCGCGCGGTTCTCAACGTTCCCGGCGCAGCCGTTGGACGTCGTAAGCAGGCCATCGCCCGCGTGCGCATCAAGCCCGGAGCCGGTTCGTTCACCGTCAACGGCCGCACGCTCGAGGACTACTTCCCCAACAAGCTTCACCAGCAGCTCATCAACGACCCGTTCAAGGTCCTCGACCTGCTCGGCAGCTACGACGTGATCGCCAAGATCACCGGAGGTGGCCCCTCCGGCCAGGCAGGCGCACTGCGTCTCGCCATCGCGCGTTCGCTCAACGAGATCGACCGTGAGAACAACCGCCCGGCACTCAAGAAGGCCGGCTTCCTGACTCGTGACCCCCGTGTCATCGAGCGCAAGAAGGCCGGTCTCAAGAAGGCTCGTAAGGCTTCCCAGTTCTCGAAGCGCTAA
- the rplM gene encoding 50S ribosomal protein L13, whose protein sequence is MTRTYSPKLEDVQRDWLIIDAENIVLGRLASHVAALLRGKHKPTFAPHMDMGDFVIIINAEKVALTGSKLLQKKAYRHSGYPGGLTATTYAELLEKHPTRAVEKAVRGMLPKNSIGRAQLTKLKVYTGTEHPHAAQQPKTYTLSQVAQ, encoded by the coding sequence GTGACTCGTACTTATTCACCCAAGTTGGAAGATGTCCAGCGCGACTGGCTCATCATCGACGCAGAGAACATCGTTCTCGGCCGTCTCGCCAGCCACGTTGCAGCGCTCCTGCGCGGCAAGCACAAGCCGACCTTTGCTCCTCACATGGACATGGGCGACTTCGTCATCATCATCAACGCCGAGAAGGTCGCACTGACCGGCTCCAAGCTGCTGCAGAAGAAGGCGTACCGCCACTCGGGTTACCCGGGCGGACTCACGGCGACGACCTACGCGGAGCTGCTCGAGAAGCACCCGACCCGCGCCGTCGAGAAGGCCGTCCGTGGAATGCTCCCGAAGAACTCGATCGGTCGCGCTCAGCTCACGAAGCTCAAGGTCTACACGGGTACCGAGCACCCTCACGCTGCACAGCAGCCGAAGACGTACACCCTTTCCCAGGTCGCTCAGTAG
- the truA gene encoding tRNA pseudouridine(38-40) synthase TruA, with translation MSEHATTRLRLDIAYDGTDFLGWSKQPGLRTVQGELEANLAILLRRSGLKPVIHVAGRTDAGVHALAQVAHVDLNDEQLRSLDTRRGKGDPVAGANLLAKRLNGIAGLDTDVHVIRSSVAPEGFDARFSATWRRYEYRIADATAPRNPLLRNHTLWHPSVLDVDAMAAAAASLTGLHDWASYCKPREGATTIRNLQEFTWRRLDDGLMVAHVRADAFCHSMVRALVGASVAVGEGKLRIEDVVDLRDAHERTAAFKVMPAKGLALAEVGYPADSEMGARAELTRQRRDPAALRLTERPEAD, from the coding sequence GTGAGTGAGCACGCTACTACCCGCTTGCGGCTGGACATCGCCTACGACGGCACCGACTTCCTCGGCTGGTCGAAGCAGCCGGGGCTGCGCACCGTGCAGGGAGAACTCGAGGCGAACCTCGCGATCCTCCTGCGGCGGTCGGGGCTGAAGCCCGTCATCCACGTCGCCGGGCGCACCGATGCCGGCGTGCACGCGCTTGCCCAGGTCGCCCACGTCGACCTCAACGACGAGCAGCTGCGCAGCCTCGACACGAGGCGCGGCAAGGGCGACCCGGTCGCCGGCGCGAACCTGCTCGCGAAGCGGCTCAACGGCATCGCCGGGCTCGATACCGACGTGCACGTCATCCGGTCGTCTGTCGCGCCCGAGGGGTTCGACGCCCGCTTCTCGGCGACCTGGCGCCGCTACGAGTACCGCATCGCCGACGCGACGGCACCCCGAAACCCGCTGCTGCGCAACCACACGCTCTGGCACCCCTCCGTGCTCGACGTCGACGCGATGGCCGCCGCCGCCGCCTCGCTCACCGGCCTGCACGACTGGGCGAGCTACTGCAAACCGCGCGAGGGCGCGACGACGATCCGCAACCTGCAGGAGTTCACCTGGCGGCGCCTCGACGACGGCCTGATGGTCGCGCACGTGCGGGCGGACGCGTTCTGCCACTCCATGGTGCGCGCCCTCGTCGGGGCGAGCGTCGCCGTGGGGGAGGGCAAGCTACGAATAGAGGATGTCGTCGACCTGCGCGACGCCCACGAACGCACCGCGGCCTTCAAGGTGATGCCCGCGAAGGGACTCGCGCTCGCCGAGGTGGGCTACCCGGCCGACTCTGAGATGGGCGCGCGGGCCGAACTGACCCGCCAGCGCCGGGACCCGGCAGCCCTGCGTTTGACCGAACGGCCGGAAGCCGACTAA
- a CDS encoding acyltransferase family protein, with product MTPTKPRSPARPAKTAPPLAAVSSRLPGLDGLRALAVTLVILYHLTPGALEGGYIGVDIFFVISGFLITGLLLREKESTGRISLSDFWRRRARRLLPALVVLLLVCCSAAFFVGGDVLVGLGAQLLGALTFSYNWLALAGGASYFDATTPELFRNLWSLAVEEQFYLLWPIVVLGLVALAKPRWRLAIVGGVAAASALAMGLLHSGVLGATFDATRVYYGTDTHSFGLAIGALLALLNTAWSPRELEWSRASRLWLPTLGSVAILALIALSVLMSADEPISYFGGLALVALLTAVAIAGAVVPGAPLARLLDARPLRWIGERSYGLYLWHWPVFVLVSAAIPGWEREPAGAWLLGGIALVLTVAAATLSYRYVETPIRRGGLRGTVRRWRGALGIRRPAALGASALAVLTIALGGLSAAAVVTAPAAGVAQSQIEAGQEAIGETPTPEPTGPATEPAPAALPGGEQIVAVGDSVMLAATPTVQETFPGILIDAVVSRQMSQAPEIVRGLVKRGKMRPILVLGLGTNGPIDLKTIEEVKSIIGPKVQLVLVNVQAPRGWVPEVNEIVSRYAQQQRTVELANWHDAIQPRLDVLSRDQVHPGGPTGGKIYAGAIRDALQRLAELPPLLGTNDYGLTPRPA from the coding sequence ATGACACCGACCAAGCCCCGCTCCCCAGCACGGCCTGCGAAAACTGCCCCGCCGCTCGCCGCCGTGAGCAGCCGCCTGCCCGGACTCGACGGGCTGCGCGCCCTCGCCGTCACCCTCGTGATCCTCTACCACCTGACTCCCGGCGCGCTCGAGGGCGGCTACATCGGCGTCGACATCTTCTTCGTGATCAGCGGCTTCCTCATCACCGGCCTGCTGCTGCGCGAGAAGGAGTCGACGGGGCGCATCTCCCTGTCGGACTTCTGGCGTCGGCGCGCCCGGCGCTTGCTCCCCGCACTCGTGGTTCTGCTGCTGGTCTGCTGCAGCGCCGCCTTCTTCGTCGGGGGTGACGTGCTCGTGGGCCTTGGCGCGCAACTGCTGGGCGCCCTAACCTTCAGCTACAACTGGCTCGCTCTCGCCGGCGGCGCGAGCTACTTCGACGCGACGACGCCCGAGCTGTTCCGCAACCTGTGGTCTCTCGCGGTCGAGGAGCAGTTCTACCTGCTGTGGCCGATCGTGGTGCTCGGGCTGGTAGCGCTCGCGAAGCCCCGCTGGAGGCTGGCCATCGTGGGCGGGGTGGCTGCGGCATCCGCTCTCGCGATGGGTTTGCTGCACAGCGGGGTGCTCGGCGCGACGTTCGACGCGACGCGGGTCTACTACGGCACCGACACCCACAGTTTCGGTCTCGCGATCGGTGCGCTGCTCGCCCTGCTCAACACCGCCTGGTCGCCGCGCGAGCTCGAGTGGTCGCGCGCTTCACGCCTGTGGCTGCCCACTCTCGGCTCGGTCGCAATCCTCGCCCTCATCGCGCTCTCGGTGTTGATGTCGGCGGATGAACCGATCAGCTACTTCGGCGGACTCGCCCTCGTCGCCCTGCTCACCGCCGTTGCCATCGCGGGAGCCGTGGTGCCGGGAGCACCCCTCGCTCGCCTGCTCGACGCCCGTCCCCTGCGCTGGATCGGCGAGCGCTCCTACGGCCTCTACCTCTGGCACTGGCCCGTCTTCGTTCTCGTGTCGGCGGCGATCCCGGGCTGGGAGCGTGAACCCGCCGGAGCCTGGCTGCTCGGCGGCATCGCGCTCGTGCTCACCGTGGCCGCGGCGACGCTCTCCTACCGGTACGTCGAAACCCCGATCCGCAGGGGCGGGCTGCGGGGTACCGTGCGACGGTGGCGGGGTGCGCTGGGCATCCGTCGGCCTGCCGCCCTCGGGGCCTCCGCTTTAGCGGTGCTGACCATCGCGCTCGGAGGCCTGAGCGCCGCCGCCGTGGTGACGGCACCCGCAGCCGGTGTCGCGCAGTCGCAGATCGAGGCCGGACAGGAGGCCATCGGCGAGACTCCGACACCCGAACCGACCGGGCCCGCCACAGAGCCCGCGCCCGCAGCACTGCCGGGCGGTGAGCAGATCGTCGCCGTCGGCGACTCGGTGATGCTCGCTGCGACGCCGACCGTGCAGGAGACGTTCCCGGGAATCCTGATCGACGCCGTCGTATCCCGCCAGATGTCGCAGGCGCCCGAGATCGTGCGCGGCCTGGTCAAGCGAGGCAAGATGCGTCCGATCCTTGTGCTCGGCCTCGGCACCAATGGGCCGATCGACCTGAAGACCATCGAAGAGGTCAAGTCGATCATCGGCCCCAAGGTGCAGCTCGTTCTCGTGAACGTGCAGGCGCCGCGCGGCTGGGTGCCCGAGGTCAACGAGATCGTCTCGCGCTACGCCCAGCAGCAGCGCACCGTGGAGCTCGCGAACTGGCACGACGCCATCCAGCCCCGACTCGATGTGCTCTCCCGGGACCAGGTGCACCCCGGTGGGCCGACCGGCGGAAAGATCTACGCGGGCGCGATCCGGGATGCGCTGCAACGCCTCGCCGAACTTCCCCCGCTGCTCGGCACCAACGACTACGGGCTCACCCCCCGCCCGGCTTAG
- a CDS encoding GNAT family N-acetyltransferase codes for MTETPLSSRVTAPSTLDLPVSNGYEWRPATSADVDAITDCARASSLVDHPNYIIPRDDIEEEFEHSYVDPTVDSIVAVTPDGRIDAWGFVTLSPGQETLVRSILFGGVRPESRGNGLGRRLVAWQEGRGMQQLATSSKPLPGWLMAYAETRAPSAISTLERAGFAISRYYLELRRDLSEPIAERPLAEGLDLTTWKPEFDEAVRDARNDSFRDHWGSQSTNEEQWRSYATSQHTRRDLSVVALTAGGEVAGFVLTSVTEEDWAGQGFSSGYIGLVGVRRAWRGKGIAPSLLASAMDLMRDAGLEMAVLDVDAENPSGALGLYEAVGFAESNRSVNLLKTF; via the coding sequence ATGACCGAGACACCCCTCAGCTCCCGTGTGACAGCGCCGTCCACCCTCGACCTTCCGGTCAGCAACGGCTACGAGTGGCGGCCCGCGACCAGCGCCGACGTCGACGCGATAACCGACTGCGCGCGGGCGAGCAGCCTCGTCGATCATCCGAACTACATCATTCCCCGCGACGACATCGAGGAGGAGTTCGAGCACAGCTACGTCGATCCCACCGTCGACTCGATCGTGGCCGTCACGCCCGATGGGCGCATCGACGCCTGGGGCTTCGTGACACTCAGCCCCGGGCAGGAGACGCTCGTGCGCTCGATCCTGTTCGGAGGGGTTCGGCCCGAGTCCCGCGGTAACGGGTTGGGCCGACGTCTGGTCGCCTGGCAGGAGGGGCGCGGGATGCAGCAGCTCGCGACGTCCTCAAAGCCACTGCCGGGCTGGCTCATGGCGTACGCCGAGACGCGCGCGCCGTCCGCGATCTCGACCCTCGAGCGCGCTGGATTCGCGATCAGCCGCTACTACCTCGAGCTGCGTCGCGACCTCTCCGAGCCGATCGCCGAACGACCGCTCGCCGAAGGACTCGACCTCACGACCTGGAAGCCCGAGTTCGACGAGGCTGTGCGTGACGCCCGCAACGATTCGTTCCGCGACCACTGGGGCAGCCAGTCCACCAACGAGGAGCAGTGGCGGTCCTATGCGACCAGCCAGCACACGCGACGCGACCTCTCCGTCGTCGCGCTCACGGCCGGGGGTGAGGTGGCCGGCTTCGTGCTGACCTCGGTGACCGAGGAGGACTGGGCCGGCCAGGGCTTCTCCTCCGGCTACATCGGGCTCGTCGGGGTGCGTCGCGCGTGGCGAGGCAAGGGCATCGCTCCGAGCCTGCTTGCCTCGGCGATGGACCTGATGCGGGATGCCGGCCTCGAGATGGCCGTTCTCGACGTCGACGCCGAGAACCCGAGTGGAGCGCTCGGGCTGTACGAGGCCGTCGGTTTCGCCGAGTCGAACCGCAGCGTCAATCTCCTTAAGACGTTCTAG
- the rplQ gene encoding 50S ribosomal protein L17, producing MPTPTKGPRLGGGPAHERLMLANLAAALFTHKSIKTTETKAKRLRPVAERLVTFAKKGDLHNRRRALSIIGDKNVIHELFTEIAPLVADREGGYTRITKLGFRKGDNASMVQIELVLEPVAPKPKSAKKSAATEKAAPAAAAPAPAEDEAVADDAAVEETPAETVTESEVAADEAVAADEDAAK from the coding sequence ATGCCTACACCCACCAAGGGACCGCGCCTCGGCGGCGGACCGGCGCATGAGCGCCTCATGCTCGCGAACCTCGCAGCTGCCCTGTTCACCCACAAGAGCATCAAGACCACGGAGACGAAGGCCAAGCGCCTGCGTCCCGTCGCGGAGCGCCTCGTGACGTTCGCCAAGAAGGGCGACCTGCACAACCGCCGCCGCGCGCTGTCGATCATCGGTGACAAGAACGTCATCCATGAGCTCTTCACGGAGATCGCGCCGCTCGTTGCGGACCGCGAGGGTGGCTACACGCGCATCACCAAGCTCGGCTTCCGCAAGGGAGACAACGCTTCGATGGTGCAGATCGAGCTCGTTCTCGAGCCCGTTGCTCCCAAGCCGAAGTCGGCCAAGAAGTCCGCAGCGACCGAGAAGGCAGCGCCCGCCGCAGCCGCCCCGGCTCCCGCCGAGGACGAGGCCGTAGCGGACGACGCAGCAGTCGAAGAGACCCCTGCCGAGACCGTGACCGAGTCTGAGGTTGCCGCCGACGAGGCTGTTGCAGCCGACGAGGACGCAGCCAAGTAG
- a CDS encoding DNA-directed RNA polymerase subunit alpha has protein sequence MLIAQRPTLAEENISEFRSRFVIEPLEPGFGYTLGNSLRRTLLSSIPGAAVTSIRIDGVLHEFSTVPGVKEDVTEVILNIKGLVVSSEHDEPITAYLRKQGAGQVTAADISAPAGVEIHNPELVIATLNDKAKFELELTIERGRGYVSATQNRSEFSEAGQIPVDSIYSPVLKVTYRVEATRAGERTDFDRLVVDVETKPAISPRDAIASAGRTLTELFGLARELNTAAEGIEIGPAPVDAVLSSELSMPIEDLDLSVRSYNCLKREGINTVSELVALSETQLMNIRNFGQKSVDEVKDKLVEMGLSLKDSVPGFDGAHFYGGYDDEEPTA, from the coding sequence GTGCTCATTGCACAGCGCCCCACTCTTGCCGAAGAGAACATCTCCGAGTTCCGTTCGCGGTTCGTCATCGAGCCGCTTGAGCCCGGTTTCGGTTACACGCTCGGAAACTCCCTTCGCCGTACCCTCTTGTCATCCATCCCCGGTGCCGCTGTAACCAGCATCCGCATCGATGGTGTGCTGCACGAGTTCAGCACCGTTCCCGGTGTGAAGGAAGACGTCACCGAGGTCATCCTGAACATCAAGGGCCTCGTCGTCTCGAGCGAGCACGACGAGCCGATCACCGCCTACCTGCGCAAGCAGGGTGCCGGCCAGGTCACGGCCGCCGACATCTCCGCACCTGCCGGTGTAGAGATCCACAACCCCGAGCTCGTCATCGCCACCCTGAACGACAAGGCGAAGTTCGAACTCGAGTTGACGATCGAGCGTGGCCGCGGCTACGTCTCGGCGACCCAGAACCGCAGCGAGTTCAGCGAAGCCGGCCAGATCCCGGTCGACTCGATCTACTCGCCCGTGCTCAAGGTGACCTACCGCGTCGAGGCAACTCGTGCCGGTGAGCGCACCGACTTCGACCGCCTTGTCGTCGACGTGGAGACGAAGCCGGCCATCTCGCCGCGCGACGCCATTGCATCGGCCGGTCGCACCCTCACCGAGCTGTTCGGCCTCGCACGCGAGCTGAACACTGCGGCCGAGGGAATCGAGATCGGCCCGGCACCCGTCGACGCCGTGCTCTCGAGCGAGCTCAGCATGCCGATCGAAGACCTCGACCTGTCCGTGCGCAGCTACAACTGCCTCAAGCGCGAGGGCATCAACACCGTGAGCGAACTCGTCGCCCTGTCGGAGACGCAGCTCATGAACATCCGCAACTTCGGACAGAAGTCGGTGGATGAGGTCAAGGACAAGCTCGTCGAGATGGGACTCAGCCTCAAGGATTCGGTTCCCGGATTCGACGGCGCCCACTTCTACGGCGGATACGACGACGAAGAGCCCACTGCCTAG
- the rpsK gene encoding 30S ribosomal protein S11 has product MAAPKSAARKPRRKEKKNIAIGQAHIKSTFNNTIVTITDPTGAVVSWASSGTVGFKGSRKSTPYAAQLSAESAARQAQEHGMKKVDVFVKGPGSGRETAIRSLQAAGLEVGSISDVTPQAHNGCRPPKRRRV; this is encoded by the coding sequence ATGGCAGCACCAAAATCGGCCGCTCGTAAGCCGCGTCGTAAAGAGAAGAAGAACATCGCGATCGGACAGGCTCACATCAAGAGCACGTTCAACAACACGATCGTGACCATCACCGACCCTACCGGCGCCGTCGTCAGCTGGGCCTCGTCGGGAACCGTCGGCTTCAAGGGATCGCGTAAGTCGACCCCCTACGCCGCACAGCTCTCCGCAGAGTCCGCAGCGCGCCAGGCGCAGGAGCACGGCATGAAGAAGGTTGACGTCTTCGTCAAGGGACCGGGATCGGGCCGCGAGACCGCGATCCGTTCACTCCAGGCCGCTGGCCTCGAGGTCGGCTCCATCAGCGACGTCACCCCGCAGGCGCACAACGGATGCCGCCCGCCCAAGCGCCGCCGCGTCTAA
- the rpsM gene encoding 30S ribosomal protein S13, with protein MARLAGVDIPRDKRVEVALTYIYGVGRTRALKTLADTSISGEIRVKDLTDDQLIALRDYIELNFKVEGDLRREVAADIRRKVEIGSYQGIRHRRGLPVHGQRTKTNARTRKGPKRTVAGKKKAR; from the coding sequence ATGGCACGTCTAGCCGGCGTCGACATCCCGCGCGACAAGCGCGTAGAGGTCGCACTGACTTACATCTACGGTGTTGGCCGTACGAGGGCCCTCAAAACCCTCGCCGACACCTCAATCAGCGGGGAGATCCGAGTCAAGGATCTGACCGATGACCAGCTCATCGCCCTGCGCGACTACATCGAGCTGAACTTCAAGGTAGAGGGTGACCTCCGCCGTGAGGTCGCCGCCGACATTCGCCGCAAGGTCGAGATCGGCAGCTACCAGGGAATCCGCCACCGTCGCGGCCTGCCTGTCCACGGACAGCGCACCAAGACCAACGCTCGTACCCGCAAGGGCCCGAAGCGCACCGTCGCCGGCAAGAAGAAGGCCCGATAG
- the rpmJ gene encoding 50S ribosomal protein L36, producing MKVNPSVKPICDHCKVIRRNGNVMVICKSNPRHKQRQG from the coding sequence ATGAAGGTAAACCCCAGCGTCAAGCCGATCTGCGACCACTGCAAGGTGATCCGTCGCAACGGAAACGTCATGGTCATCTGCAAGTCCAACCCGCGTCACAAGCAACGCCAGGGCTAA
- the infA gene encoding translation initiation factor IF-1: protein MAKKDGVIEIEGAVVEALPNAMFRVELTNGHRVLAHISGKMRQHYIRILPEDRVIVELSPYDLTRGRIVYRYK, encoded by the coding sequence ATGGCCAAAAAAGACGGTGTCATCGAAATCGAAGGCGCAGTAGTCGAAGCTCTGCCCAACGCAATGTTCCGCGTTGAGCTGACCAACGGCCACCGCGTTCTTGCCCACATCTCGGGCAAGATGCGCCAGCACTACATCCGCATCCTTCCCGAGGACCGCGTGATCGTGGAGCTGAGCCCGTACGACCTGACCCGCGGCCGGATCGTTTACCGGTACAAGTAA